A stretch of Pseudomonas sp. 7SR1 DNA encodes these proteins:
- the mksE gene encoding Mks condensin complex protein MksE has protein sequence MHLDLSELSQLAPIFRELFKGYHISRRDPELYAQLSNFQDQYRTLFKALGFELVCDTRGFYYFVPDLAAAAVNKTAQRLALFTFILVEHLADQGRDPIAVLDGGSLGRDELPSLLEKYRDLFIQAEVQTQEELEEKIMRRMTQLGFASEENGVYRFLPPMHRFLDVCLSVQQDRDLAASLHSVLPLPAPVLIDEDSDEKLLQTDDPLDLSEFEGESEEEALARAIAEEQETDA, from the coding sequence ATGCATCTTGATCTATCCGAACTGTCCCAGCTGGCGCCGATTTTCCGCGAGCTGTTCAAGGGCTACCACATCAGCCGCCGCGACCCGGAGCTGTATGCGCAACTGTCGAACTTCCAGGACCAGTACCGCACGCTGTTCAAGGCCCTGGGTTTCGAACTGGTGTGCGATACCCGTGGTTTCTACTATTTCGTGCCGGACCTGGCGGCCGCCGCGGTGAACAAGACCGCACAACGCCTGGCGCTGTTCACCTTCATCCTGGTCGAACACCTGGCCGACCAGGGCCGCGACCCGATCGCCGTTCTCGACGGCGGTAGCCTGGGCCGCGATGAGCTGCCATCGCTGCTGGAAAAATACCGTGACCTGTTCATCCAGGCCGAAGTACAGACCCAGGAAGAACTCGAAGAAAAGATCATGCGCCGCATGACCCAGCTGGGCTTCGCCAGCGAAGAGAACGGCGTGTACCGCTTCCTGCCGCCGATGCACCGGTTTCTCGATGTCTGCCTGTCGGTCCAGCAGGACCGCGACCTGGCCGCCAGCCTGCACAGCGTGCTGCCGTTGCCGGCTCCGGTTCTGATCGACGAGGACAGCGACGAAAAACTGCTGCAGACCGACGATCCGCTGGATCTCAGCGAATTCGAAGGTGAAAGCGAAGAAGAAGCACTGGCCCGAGCCATTGCCGAAGAACAGGAGACCGACGCATGA
- the mksB gene encoding Mks condensin complex protein MksB encodes MIEPKRVLRALAEHWALLEPLCEHFDQGTLSLNELRSQLAAQQLDSTPQDITHLLDVWIRLDILVPVAKSPNRFELNAQIHDFLAYLRREHRLGLCLEIEAYLRHLERLAGYIQDAFEVRDGNDLARQLRLLDMRVRDVLKKLANDEQALVAVAERAKTSDRQIPLRQRYAEVLATWDEYVEPMIQLVNADGAFEQGVRKVENVLLRMLTEQQRLGHLVDDDMLLRTHARILEMQTSAQLTLRHARELLLPLREEARRHNAVTRGAALALAAIRRKGIDAVPQAAMPLFTRPQSTFLGSASQVEAYVYALARFEPKPARFPKSHKTHKGGDAPRAPRTVREMVERCEDALPMPDLMTWLLEQEPDGATDELLYWFSRLSREKRFKRERLERREYHTHEHQVSLRSFALLSAGDTAEDSASTSHAS; translated from the coding sequence ATGATCGAACCCAAGCGCGTCTTGCGCGCCCTCGCCGAACACTGGGCATTGCTGGAACCGTTGTGCGAGCATTTCGACCAGGGCACCTTGAGCCTCAACGAACTGCGCTCACAATTGGCCGCCCAGCAATTGGACAGCACGCCCCAGGACATCACCCACCTGCTGGACGTGTGGATCCGCCTGGACATCCTCGTGCCGGTGGCGAAAAGCCCGAACCGCTTCGAGCTCAACGCCCAGATCCACGACTTTCTCGCCTACCTGCGTCGCGAACATCGCCTGGGCCTGTGCCTGGAGATCGAAGCCTACCTGCGCCACCTCGAGCGCCTGGCCGGCTACATCCAGGATGCCTTCGAAGTGCGCGACGGCAACGACCTGGCCCGCCAGTTGCGTTTGCTGGACATGCGGGTGCGGGACGTGCTCAAGAAACTCGCCAACGACGAACAGGCCCTGGTGGCCGTGGCCGAACGCGCCAAGACCAGCGACCGGCAGATCCCGCTGCGCCAGCGCTACGCCGAAGTACTGGCGACCTGGGACGAATACGTCGAGCCGATGATCCAGCTGGTGAACGCCGACGGTGCGTTCGAGCAAGGCGTGCGCAAGGTCGAGAACGTGCTGTTGCGCATGCTCACCGAACAACAGCGCCTCGGGCATCTGGTGGACGATGACATGTTGTTGCGCACCCACGCCCGCATCCTGGAAATGCAGACCAGCGCCCAACTGACCCTGCGTCACGCCCGCGAACTGCTCCTGCCGCTGCGCGAAGAAGCCCGTCGCCATAACGCCGTGACCCGTGGCGCAGCCCTGGCCCTGGCCGCCATCCGCCGCAAAGGCATCGATGCCGTGCCGCAGGCCGCCATGCCGCTGTTCACCCGGCCGCAGAGTACCTTCCTCGGCAGTGCCAGCCAGGTCGAGGCCTATGTGTACGCCCTGGCCCGTTTCGAGCCGAAACCGGCGCGCTTCCCCAAGTCCCACAAGACTCACAAGGGCGGCGATGCTCCGCGGGCGCCGCGTACGGTGCGCGAGATGGTCGAGCGTTGCGAGGACGCCCTGCCGATGCCGGACCTGATGACCTGGCTGCTGGAACAGGAGCCGGACGGCGCCACCGACGAATTGCTGTACTGGTTCTCGCGCCTGTCGCGGGAAAAGCGTTTCAAGCGCGAGCGTCTGGAACGCCGCGAATACCACACTCATGAGCATCAGGTCAGCCTGCGCTCCTTCGCCCTGCTCTCGGCTGGCGACACCGCCGAGGATTCTGCGAGCACTTCCCATGCATCTTGA
- a CDS encoding energy transducer TonB, which yields MLIESRRRAYLTAMQVVTWLPRTELPFAAPSRPELLETPEPPGVVPVVAEPVAKTVVEPVTPVERPKVDVPRPSLASTRTNAKPVEEVSSTPAPARVAPVPPPRFTLQLLRAGRCLLLVELPTGEPFQSRDPAYLLLKDMLRAAGLPDSPQIVGEPVRWPLLSRGTMDQGPEAARDFVQGFVSARLEDEPCVCLWLIGLPAVKFAGEADQDAFNRELQVEGLGSAWAVPGLELLMETPQRKAEVWQAMRRLMARWKESNE from the coding sequence TTGCTTATCGAGTCTCGTCGCCGCGCCTATCTGACCGCCATGCAGGTGGTCACCTGGCTGCCGCGTACCGAATTGCCGTTCGCCGCCCCGTCGCGGCCCGAACTGCTGGAAACGCCCGAGCCGCCTGGCGTCGTGCCGGTGGTGGCGGAGCCTGTGGCCAAGACCGTTGTCGAGCCGGTGACACCTGTCGAGCGGCCGAAGGTCGACGTGCCACGCCCGAGCCTGGCCTCGACCCGCACCAATGCCAAACCGGTGGAAGAAGTGTCGTCGACGCCGGCACCGGCCCGGGTCGCTCCGGTTCCGCCACCGCGGTTTACCCTGCAGCTGCTGCGCGCGGGGCGTTGCCTGCTGCTGGTGGAGCTGCCCACCGGCGAACCGTTCCAAAGCCGCGATCCTGCCTACCTGTTGCTCAAGGACATGCTGCGCGCCGCCGGTCTGCCGGACAGCCCACAGATCGTGGGAGAACCGGTGCGTTGGCCGCTGCTGTCCCGTGGAACGATGGACCAGGGGCCGGAAGCGGCGCGGGATTTCGTCCAGGGCTTCGTTTCAGCGCGACTCGAAGACGAGCCCTGCGTGTGTTTGTGGCTGATCGGCCTGCCAGCGGTCAAATTTGCCGGCGAGGCGGACCAGGATGCGTTCAATCGGGAATTGCAAGTCGAAGGCCTGGGCTCGGCCTGGGCAGTCCCCGGGCTGGAATTGTTAATGGAAACGCCACAGCGCAAGGCTGAAGTCTGGCAAGCCATGCGCCGGCTGATGGCGCGCTGGAAAGAATCGAATGAGTGA
- the rimI gene encoding ribosomal protein S18-alanine N-acetyltransferase translates to MSDAVSFRPMTEADLDAVLKIEYAAYSHPWTRGIFLDGLSKYQIWLMFEGQQQVGHGVVQIILDEAHLLNITVKPENQGRGLGLRLLEHLMSIAFNAQARECFLEVRDSNRAAFRLYERYGFNEIGRRRDYYPAVGGREDAVVMACTLVE, encoded by the coding sequence ATGAGTGACGCTGTATCGTTCCGCCCGATGACCGAGGCGGACCTCGACGCTGTACTGAAAATCGAATATGCGGCCTACAGTCACCCCTGGACCCGCGGGATCTTTCTCGACGGATTGAGCAAATACCAGATCTGGCTGATGTTCGAAGGCCAGCAGCAAGTGGGCCATGGTGTCGTGCAGATCATCCTCGACGAAGCGCACTTGCTCAATATCACCGTCAAGCCGGAGAACCAGGGCCGCGGCCTGGGGTTGCGCTTACTGGAACACCTCATGTCCATCGCCTTCAACGCCCAGGCCCGGGAGTGTTTCCTGGAGGTGCGCGACAGCAACCGCGCAGCGTTCCGGCTGTATGAGCGATACGGTTTCAACGAGATCGGCCGTCGGCGGGATTACTACCCGGCGGTGGGTGGCCGCGAGGACGCCGTAGTCATGGCGTGTACTCTCGTCGAGTGA
- a CDS encoding serine kinase/phosphatase has protein sequence MNDSRRPFDAVQPEPIDDNEDRMGSMHELEFDDDEPSAKIGDELPEKEREQLMPRERVREAGLTGASVDDHQPTEDDMSPETLIREDGARDAYESGDDEQADWDLSVVGENDIGGGDGLDEAEMAQIDPLDGKRDGAGSA, from the coding sequence ATGAACGATTCACGACGTCCTTTCGATGCGGTGCAACCGGAACCCATCGACGACAACGAAGACCGCATGGGTTCGATGCACGAACTGGAGTTCGACGATGATGAGCCCAGTGCGAAGATCGGCGACGAACTGCCGGAAAAAGAACGCGAACAATTGATGCCGCGCGAACGCGTTCGCGAAGCGGGCCTGACCGGAGCCTCTGTGGATGATCATCAGCCCACCGAAGACGACATGAGCCCTGAAACCCTCATCCGCGAGGACGGCGCACGCGACGCCTATGAAAGCGGCGACGATGAGCAGGCCGACTGGGACCTGAGCGTGGTCGGTGAAAACGACATCGGCGGGGGCGATGGCCTGGACGAAGCGGAAATGGCGCAGATCGACCCGCTGGATGGCAAGCGCGATGGCGCCGGGTCAGCTTGA
- the can gene encoding carbonate dehydratase yields MNELQDLIDNNARWADAIKQEDPDFFAKLARQQTPEYLWIGCSDARVPANEIVGMLPGDLFVHRNVANVVLHTDLNCLSVIQYAVDVLKVKHILVTGHYGCGGVRASMQDRQLGLIDGWLRSIRDLYYEHREALAQLPTEEERVDRLCELNVIQQVANVGHTSIVQNAWHRGQKLSIHGCIYGIKDGRWKSLDTTISGFEQLPPQYRLRPVDAP; encoded by the coding sequence ATGAACGAACTACAAGATCTGATTGATAACAACGCGCGCTGGGCCGATGCGATCAAGCAGGAGGATCCTGACTTCTTCGCCAAGCTGGCCCGTCAGCAGACACCGGAGTACCTGTGGATCGGCTGTTCCGATGCGCGAGTGCCGGCCAACGAGATCGTCGGCATGCTGCCGGGCGATCTGTTCGTACACCGCAACGTGGCCAACGTGGTGCTGCACACCGATCTCAACTGCCTGTCGGTGATCCAGTACGCGGTGGACGTGCTCAAGGTCAAGCACATCCTGGTTACCGGCCACTACGGCTGCGGCGGCGTGCGCGCTTCGATGCAGGATCGTCAGCTGGGCCTGATCGACGGCTGGCTGCGCTCGATCCGCGACCTGTATTACGAGCACCGCGAAGCGTTGGCCCAACTGCCCACCGAAGAGGAGCGCGTTGACCGCCTGTGCGAACTCAACGTCATCCAGCAGGTGGCCAATGTCGGCCATACCAGCATCGTGCAGAACGCCTGGCACCGTGGTCAGAAACTGTCGATCCACGGTTGCATCTACGGCATCAAGGACGGACGCTGGAAGAGCCTGGACACCACGATCAGCGGCTTCGAGCAATTGCCACCGCAGTATCGCCTGCGTCCAGTGGACGCGCCCTGA
- a CDS encoding lysine methyltransferase, with translation MTIFVTDRSCSRGRDCIYPEKELSTRLGYPSARDFEVLRGANGRGNGVVARRRFAPMERMCRVSGLLLGRRRLHTLQILPEIHMYDPRFAGLLVHSCNPNVFLDMSELWLWSLTAIQAGDSLTMDYASTEPKLYRQFACRCGSSNCHGWITGYDEPPNEQGMKFLKHWRRRCHRD, from the coding sequence ATGACCATTTTTGTGACCGATCGATCCTGTTCACGGGGCCGGGACTGTATCTACCCGGAAAAGGAACTCAGCACTCGGCTGGGCTATCCGTCTGCGCGGGATTTCGAAGTGCTGCGCGGCGCCAATGGGCGCGGCAACGGCGTCGTCGCCCGCAGGCGGTTCGCCCCCATGGAGCGGATGTGCCGGGTATCGGGGCTGCTGTTGGGCCGACGACGCCTGCACACTTTGCAGATCCTGCCGGAAATCCACATGTACGATCCGCGCTTCGCCGGGCTGCTGGTGCATTCCTGCAACCCGAATGTCTTTCTGGACATGAGCGAATTATGGTTGTGGTCACTGACCGCCATACAGGCGGGCGACAGCCTGACCATGGATTACGCCAGCACCGAGCCGAAACTGTACCGGCAGTTTGCCTGCCGGTGCGGTTCGTCCAACTGTCATGGGTGGATCACCGGTTATGATGAGCCACCCAATGAACAGGGCATGAAGTTCCTCAAGCATTGGCGCCGTCGCTGTCATCGTGACTGA
- a CDS encoding short-chain fatty acid transporter produces the protein MTTDIEDSRSARFALRCSSFAERWFPDSWVFAALAVLVVAVATQFIGATPTAAAMAFGDGFWSLIPFTMQMAFVVIGGYVVASSPPAVRLIDRLARIPKNGRSAVAWVALISMIASLLNWGLSLVFGGLLVRALARRTDLKMDYRAAGAAAYLGLGAVWALGLSSSAAQLQANPASLPPSILAITGVIPFTQTIFLWQSAVMLLALIVISLIVAYATAPGPNSARDAAACGIDPSFSMPALQPRTRPGEWLEHSPLLTIALVLLAAGWLFHEFSSKPAISAISGLNTYNFLFLMLGALLHWRPRSFLDAVARAVPTTTGVLIQFPLYGSIAALLTTVKGSDAQTLAHHISTFFVQIASHDTYALLMGVYSAVLGFFIPSGGGKWIIEAPYVMQVANDLNYHLGWAVQIYNAAEALPNLINPFYMLPLLGVLGLKARDLIGFSFVQLLVHTPLVLVLLWALGTTLDYLPPVMP, from the coding sequence GTGACCACCGACATCGAAGACAGCCGCTCCGCCCGCTTCGCCTTGCGCTGTTCCAGTTTTGCCGAACGCTGGTTTCCTGACTCCTGGGTCTTCGCCGCCCTGGCTGTGCTGGTCGTCGCGGTGGCGACGCAGTTCATCGGCGCCACGCCCACGGCCGCCGCCATGGCATTCGGCGACGGTTTCTGGAGCCTGATCCCATTCACCATGCAAATGGCATTCGTCGTGATCGGAGGCTATGTGGTCGCCAGCTCGCCGCCGGCCGTCAGGCTGATCGATCGCCTGGCGCGCATCCCGAAGAACGGCCGCTCGGCAGTGGCCTGGGTGGCGCTGATCTCGATGATTGCGTCGCTGCTCAACTGGGGCCTGTCGCTGGTGTTCGGCGGTCTGTTGGTACGAGCCCTTGCCCGCCGTACCGATCTGAAAATGGATTATCGCGCCGCCGGCGCCGCCGCTTACCTGGGCCTGGGCGCGGTGTGGGCCCTGGGGTTGTCGTCCTCGGCGGCACAACTGCAGGCCAACCCGGCCAGCCTGCCGCCGTCGATCCTGGCGATCACCGGCGTCATCCCGTTTACCCAGACCATTTTCCTCTGGCAGTCCGCAGTGATGCTGCTGGCGTTGATCGTGATCTCCTTGATCGTGGCCTACGCTACCGCTCCGGGCCCGAACAGCGCCCGCGACGCCGCAGCCTGCGGAATCGACCCGAGCTTCAGCATGCCGGCCTTGCAACCACGAACCCGTCCCGGCGAATGGCTGGAGCACAGCCCCTTGCTGACCATTGCCCTGGTGCTGTTGGCCGCTGGCTGGCTGTTCCACGAATTTTCGAGCAAGCCTGCGATCAGCGCGATTTCCGGGCTCAATACCTACAACTTCCTGTTCCTGATGCTGGGCGCCTTGCTGCACTGGCGGCCGCGAAGCTTTCTCGACGCCGTGGCCCGCGCAGTGCCGACCACAACCGGTGTACTGATCCAGTTCCCGTTGTACGGCTCCATTGCCGCGTTACTGACCACAGTCAAGGGCAGCGATGCCCAGACCCTTGCCCACCATATTTCGACCTTTTTCGTACAAATCGCATCGCATGACACCTACGCCTTGCTGATGGGCGTCTATTCGGCGGTGCTGGGCTTCTTCATTCCGTCCGGCGGCGGTAAATGGATCATCGAAGCGCCCTATGTGATGCAGGTGGCCAACGACCTGAATTATCACCTGGGCTGGGCCGTACAGATCTATAACGCCGCCGAAGCGCTGCCCAACCTGATCAATCCGTTCTATATGCTGCCGTTGCTCGGTGTGCTGGGGCTCAAGGCCAGGGACCTGATCGGGTTCTCCTTCGTCCAATTGCTGGTCCACACACCCTTGGTACTGGTGCTGTTGTGGGCGCTGGGAACGACGTTGGATTATTTGCCGCCCGTGATGCCATAA
- a CDS encoding DUF2975 domain-containing protein, translating to MSSNRLALYSQRMAVITLVFIVVMMAVNAAAWLFPEVALKYGLSFALTERQLSGLVDGAVGLSGWQRLGGILLSSIPLLALAAGLVNLRQLFRHYAQGMYFSSEAAVYLGNTGRAVALWVLLDFLCEPFLSLLVTINAPVGQRLITLSVTAPSFVALFLAACIAIIARILSQASEVDSENRTFV from the coding sequence ATGTCTTCGAATCGTCTCGCCCTCTACAGCCAGCGCATGGCCGTCATTACGCTTGTCTTCATTGTCGTGATGATGGCCGTCAATGCGGCGGCCTGGTTGTTTCCGGAAGTTGCCTTGAAATACGGCCTGAGTTTTGCCCTGACCGAGCGACAGTTGTCCGGCCTGGTGGACGGGGCGGTGGGGTTGAGCGGTTGGCAACGCCTTGGCGGGATACTGCTGTCGAGCATCCCCTTGCTGGCGCTGGCAGCCGGACTGGTCAATTTGCGGCAGCTATTCAGGCATTATGCGCAAGGGATGTACTTTTCCAGCGAGGCAGCCGTCTACCTGGGCAATACCGGCCGAGCGGTAGCGTTGTGGGTGTTGCTGGATTTCCTCTGTGAGCCGTTTCTCAGCCTGCTCGTGACGATAAACGCCCCGGTCGGCCAGCGATTGATTACCCTCAGCGTGACGGCCCCCTCCTTTGTCGCTTTGTTTCTTGCCGCCTGTATCGCGATCATTGCCAGGATTCTGTCCCAGGCCAGCGAAGTCGATTCAGAAAACAGAACATTCGTTTGA
- a CDS encoding helix-turn-helix domain-containing protein, with the protein MPIVIQLDVMLATRKVKSKDLAAAIGITEANLSLLKQGKVKGIRLATLEAICSYLQCQPGDLLVYQPEGEP; encoded by the coding sequence ATGCCTATCGTCATTCAACTGGATGTGATGCTGGCGACGCGCAAGGTCAAATCCAAGGACCTTGCCGCCGCTATCGGTATTACCGAAGCCAACCTCTCCTTGTTGAAGCAAGGAAAGGTCAAGGGCATACGCCTGGCGACCCTGGAGGCGATCTGCAGCTACCTGCAGTGCCAGCCCGGTGATCTACTGGTCTACCAACCCGAGGGGGAGCCCTGA
- the ggt gene encoding gamma-glutamyltransferase: MLTALKPNLHRLSAVSLLAVALTLAACKAPPSSTAPPALPTAPEIASGYRTDLQTRHADKHMAAAANPLAAEAGREMLRRGGSAIDAAIAMQAVLTLVEPQSSGIGGGAFIVLWDGKAVRTYDGRETAPAGATEKLFLQADGKPMPFTAAQIGGRSVGTPGVLRALELAHRKHGRLKWASLFEPAIRLAEQGFAISPRLHSMIAADPSLPGSPDMAAYFLNADGRPKAVGTLLKNPALAGVLKRIANEGADALYEGAIAKEIVAKVQGHANPGSLSLNDLKGYAARERAPLCTDYKRWQVCGMAPPSSGGIAVAQILGTLQALEQRDSHAAIAPLKPLKTDKPAGLEPAPQAVHLIAEAQRLAYADRAQYVADSDFIPVPVKGLVDPGYLASRASLIGPRSMGVAKPGTPPGVQVAYAPDRSPLRISTSQVVAVDDQGGAVSMTTTVESAFGSHLMVQGFMLNNQMTDFSFIPEEQGRKVANRVEPGKRPRSSMAPTLIFDRQSGELLAAVGSPGGSQIIEYVAKSVIGLLDWQLDPQTAINLPNFGSRNGPTELEQGQFSPTLIQALKDKGHTVTEIDMTSGTQAIVRLRDPQGRTSLAGGADPRREGEALGD, from the coding sequence GTGCTTACAGCTCTCAAACCGAATCTTCATCGTCTGTCAGCCGTTTCGCTGCTGGCTGTCGCTCTCACACTCGCCGCCTGTAAGGCTCCACCCTCTTCCACCGCCCCCCCAGCATTACCGACCGCACCGGAAATCGCTTCCGGCTATCGCACCGACCTGCAGACCCGACACGCCGACAAACACATGGCCGCAGCGGCCAACCCCCTGGCCGCCGAAGCCGGGCGGGAAATGTTGCGGCGCGGAGGCTCGGCCATCGACGCGGCGATTGCCATGCAGGCGGTACTCACCCTGGTGGAGCCGCAGTCTTCAGGCATTGGCGGCGGCGCGTTCATCGTGCTGTGGGACGGTAAGGCCGTGCGCACCTATGACGGTCGCGAAACGGCACCGGCCGGCGCCACCGAGAAACTGTTCCTGCAAGCCGACGGCAAGCCCATGCCATTTACCGCCGCACAGATCGGTGGCCGTTCCGTGGGCACGCCCGGCGTGCTGCGCGCGCTGGAATTGGCTCATCGCAAGCATGGCCGGCTGAAATGGGCCAGTCTGTTCGAGCCTGCCATCAGGCTGGCGGAACAGGGCTTTGCGATTTCGCCACGGTTGCACTCGATGATCGCGGCGGACCCATCCCTGCCAGGTTCGCCGGACATGGCCGCCTATTTCCTCAATGCCGATGGCAGGCCGAAGGCCGTTGGTACATTGCTGAAGAATCCTGCGCTGGCCGGCGTGCTCAAGCGTATCGCCAATGAAGGAGCCGATGCGTTGTACGAGGGCGCGATCGCCAAGGAAATCGTCGCCAAGGTGCAGGGACATGCCAACCCCGGCAGCCTTTCACTGAATGATCTCAAGGGTTACGCCGCCCGGGAGCGCGCGCCGCTGTGCACCGACTACAAGCGCTGGCAGGTCTGCGGCATGGCCCCGCCCTCTTCCGGTGGAATTGCCGTGGCGCAGATTCTCGGGACGTTGCAGGCCTTGGAGCAGCGCGACAGCCACGCAGCCATTGCGCCCTTGAAGCCCCTCAAGACCGATAAACCCGCCGGCCTTGAACCCGCGCCCCAAGCGGTTCATCTGATCGCCGAAGCGCAACGCCTGGCCTACGCCGACCGCGCCCAATACGTCGCCGATTCGGATTTTATCCCCGTGCCGGTCAAGGGCCTGGTCGACCCAGGCTACCTGGCAAGCCGCGCCAGCCTGATCGGACCGCGGAGCATGGGCGTCGCCAAGCCCGGCACACCACCGGGCGTTCAGGTGGCCTATGCACCGGACCGCTCTCCCCTGCGCATTTCCACTTCACAAGTGGTGGCAGTGGACGATCAGGGCGGTGCCGTGTCCATGACCACCACGGTGGAATCGGCCTTCGGCTCGCACCTGATGGTCCAGGGTTTCATGCTCAACAACCAGATGACCGATTTTTCTTTCATCCCCGAAGAACAAGGGCGGAAGGTGGCGAACCGGGTCGAACCCGGCAAGCGCCCACGCTCCTCCATGGCACCGACCCTGATCTTCGATCGCCAGAGCGGCGAACTGTTGGCCGCCGTTGGCTCACCGGGCGGCTCGCAGATCATCGAGTATGTCGCCAAGTCGGTGATCGGACTGCTGGATTGGCAACTGGACCCGCAAACCGCCATCAACCTGCCCAACTTCGGCAGTCGCAACGGCCCCACCGAGCTGGAGCAGGGCCAGTTCAGCCCAACCCTGATCCAGGCATTGAAGGACAAGGGCCACACCGTGACCGAGATCGACATGACCAGCGGGACCCAGGCGATTGTCCGGCTACGTGATCCACAAGGCAGAACATCATTGGCCGGGGGGGCAGACCCGCGGCGCGAAGGAGAAGCCCTGGGAGACTGA
- a CDS encoding chromosome segregation protein SMC, with protein MDDIQKLKNRREQLTSEVERLRAELLHYETALATPESIQRGRERDVQDAHAERKRKCDSLDFEIDRLNQKIVRRENVANHETLMAGYRDAMASLKADEHELNEKRQSVSTRLGEIRQQASEDMAKARQAETEAATAYAQAVAWGDTEGEKTANADAQKAAKNLATVAEHNRRQQLIISALEQELATIDQHIAEAQQEHQKIENKALHLANTVLEEKWNEAAQALLDVGGQLCAARRMIDRDPVTLFKLNVPEQGENFSSWAWSDLSERSARYAVQDVLAL; from the coding sequence ATGGACGACATCCAAAAACTGAAAAATCGCCGTGAACAACTGACCTCCGAAGTGGAACGTCTGCGAGCCGAACTCTTGCACTATGAGACCGCTCTAGCCACCCCTGAGTCTATCCAGCGAGGCAGGGAGCGGGACGTGCAAGATGCGCACGCTGAGCGGAAAAGAAAATGTGATTCACTGGACTTTGAAATTGATCGGTTGAATCAAAAAATTGTTCGACGCGAAAACGTCGCCAATCATGAAACCCTGATGGCAGGCTACCGCGATGCCATGGCGTCCTTGAAGGCCGATGAGCACGAGCTCAACGAAAAGCGCCAAAGTGTCAGTACCCGTTTGGGTGAGATCCGTCAGCAAGCCTCAGAGGATATGGCGAAGGCACGGCAGGCCGAGACCGAAGCGGCGACGGCCTACGCTCAGGCTGTTGCATGGGGCGACACCGAAGGCGAGAAGACCGCTAACGCTGACGCTCAAAAAGCCGCTAAAAATCTCGCGACGGTAGCCGAGCACAACCGTCGTCAGCAGTTGATCATCAGCGCTCTGGAACAAGAGCTGGCCACCATCGATCAGCACATCGCGGAAGCGCAGCAAGAACATCAAAAAATTGAAAACAAGGCGCTGCACCTCGCAAACACGGTGCTCGAAGAGAAGTGGAATGAGGCCGCTCAGGCATTGCTCGATGTGGGCGGGCAACTCTGCGCGGCGCGTCGAATGATCGACCGGGATCCTGTCACACTGTTCAAGCTCAACGTTCCAGAACAAGGCGAGAATTTTAGCAGCTGGGCCTGGAGTGACCTTTCCGAGCGCTCAGCGCGGTACGCCGTACAGGACGTGCTTGCCTTGTAA